In Pseudoalteromonas carrageenovora IAM 12662, the following proteins share a genomic window:
- a CDS encoding two-component system response regulator: MYPAEKNSDYLNKKHKPLVLIVDDEPNNLHVLVEGLLTDYDVRISTSGEQALVFIESTRPDLILLDIMMPGMDGYEVCKTLKSRQNTKGIPIVFVTAMTNEDSEEHGFTLGAIDYIHKPYKLALVRARIRTHITSQGMLDRLIEKNFDLHDKLLEIEALAQELSEREEELKQLSSKQKLFYQALTSTADGVVITDSKGEIIAVNPSFCRITGFSESEALGTQLHKLKQNNQPGISFNNVWQHANKAGYWSGELVTRRKNGELYPELLTLSMVKGEQDTNIHFIGVFSDISSLKVTQERIDYLTWHDELTALPNRNGFLKQLEQQLQSCSQENNYAYIFIIDIDSFHSINDGLGLLAGDKVLKELTNRIHAKLDKKDVIARLGSDEFAALSSVDKGIGRLRTQEIAERKAQELLRVINAPFIIDGQEISITISIGTYIFPREDQWENAIETIRNCEAACYKAKEKGGNRVTFFDNSFGEQARRRFEIEQDLRKAISQNELTLYVQSQFNSKQQIKGAEILLRWIHPQKGFISPAEFIPIAEESDIIYELDCWVLSNGLKLIESLDERHRDLSLSINISGRHFHEPRFLSQIKTEIEKHNIQPNQLTIEIIEGTLLNHMESAVEAVHLLKNLGVRVSIDDFGTGYSSLTYLKQLPIQELKIDRSFVFDAPTDNNDKLIIDMIVNLGRVFELEVVAEGVENQSHFDLLKEYPEVILQGYYLHKPEPASDWLEKLE; the protein is encoded by the coding sequence ATGTACCCGGCTGAAAAAAATAGCGATTATCTAAATAAAAAACATAAACCATTGGTTTTAATTGTTGATGATGAGCCTAATAATTTGCATGTTTTAGTTGAAGGATTACTTACCGATTATGATGTAAGGATTTCGACTAGCGGTGAACAAGCCCTCGTATTTATAGAGTCAACAAGACCCGATTTAATACTACTAGATATTATGATGCCTGGTATGGACGGTTACGAGGTGTGTAAAACATTAAAGTCACGACAAAATACTAAAGGTATTCCGATTGTTTTTGTTACTGCAATGACTAATGAAGACTCAGAGGAGCATGGTTTTACATTAGGGGCTATTGACTACATTCACAAACCTTACAAGCTTGCGCTTGTAAGGGCACGAATCCGCACACACATTACCTCCCAAGGTATGCTCGATAGACTAATTGAAAAAAACTTTGACCTGCACGACAAGCTCTTAGAAATAGAAGCACTAGCTCAAGAGCTAAGTGAAAGAGAAGAAGAGTTAAAACAGCTATCGTCTAAACAAAAGCTCTTTTATCAAGCGCTAACGAGCACAGCAGATGGCGTTGTTATAACAGACTCTAAAGGTGAAATAATTGCTGTTAACCCATCGTTTTGCCGAATTACAGGATTTAGTGAATCAGAGGCGCTTGGCACTCAACTTCATAAATTAAAGCAAAATAATCAACCAGGTATTAGTTTTAATAACGTATGGCAGCATGCAAATAAGGCCGGATATTGGAGTGGAGAGCTTGTTACAAGGCGTAAAAACGGTGAACTATACCCCGAGCTTTTAACGTTAAGCATGGTCAAAGGCGAACAAGACACTAATATACATTTTATTGGTGTATTTAGTGATATTTCGAGCCTTAAGGTTACCCAAGAAAGAATTGACTATTTAACATGGCACGATGAACTTACGGCCCTGCCTAACAGAAATGGTTTTTTAAAGCAGCTAGAACAACAGTTACAAAGCTGCTCTCAAGAAAACAATTACGCCTATATTTTCATTATTGATATTGACAGTTTTCACTCTATAAATGATGGCCTAGGTTTATTAGCCGGAGATAAAGTATTAAAAGAGCTGACCAACCGCATCCATGCAAAACTTGATAAGAAAGATGTTATAGCTCGCCTAGGTAGTGATGAATTTGCAGCGTTAAGTAGTGTTGATAAAGGAATAGGAAGACTTAGAACACAAGAAATAGCAGAGCGAAAAGCCCAAGAGCTATTAAGGGTTATTAATGCCCCTTTTATAATTGATGGGCAAGAAATTAGCATTACTATTAGCATAGGAACTTATATATTCCCGCGTGAAGATCAGTGGGAAAATGCAATCGAAACAATAAGAAACTGCGAAGCAGCCTGTTATAAAGCAAAAGAAAAAGGTGGTAACAGAGTTACTTTTTTTGATAATTCATTTGGAGAACAAGCAAGGCGACGCTTTGAAATAGAGCAGGACTTACGCAAAGCTATTTCTCAAAATGAGCTAACTCTTTATGTGCAATCTCAGTTTAATAGCAAACAACAAATAAAAGGCGCCGAAATCCTGTTAAGGTGGATACATCCGCAAAAAGGCTTTATTAGCCCTGCTGAATTTATTCCGATAGCTGAAGAATCTGACATCATTTATGAGCTAGATTGTTGGGTACTCTCTAATGGACTTAAACTTATTGAGAGCTTAGATGAGCGTCACCGTGACTTAAGCCTTTCTATAAATATAAGTGGCAGACACTTCCACGAGCCACGCTTTTTATCTCAAATAAAAACCGAAATTGAGAAACATAATATACAGCCAAATCAGCTAACAATAGAAATTATTGAAGGCACATTACTTAATCATATGGAATCAGCTGTTGAGGCGGTACATTTGCTTAAAAATTTAGGTGTGCGCGTATCAATTGATGATTTTGGTACTGGGTATTCAAGCTTAACCTACTTAAAGCAGTTACCGATCCAGGAGCTAAAAATTGATCGCTCGTTCGTTTTTGATGCACCGACAGATAATAACGATAAATTAATAATTGATATGATAGTAAACTTAGGTCGAGTATTTGAGTTAGAAGTGGTGGCTGAGGGGGTAGAAAACCAATCTCATTTTGATTTATTAAAAGAGTACCCTGAAGTAATTTTACAAGGCTATTATTTACATAAGCCAGAGCCTGCAAGTGACTGGTTAGAAAAACTAGAGTAA
- a CDS encoding glutamate-5-semialdehyde dehydrogenase: protein MSLITDISRQAAKAATTLALLDTETKNQVLTEMAQALRAQKAFIIKENESDLSAARDNNLAASMIDRLTLNDERIEAMAEGIEVIVSLDDPVGQLRDITERPNGIKIRKMRVPLGVVCMIYEARPNVTADAGALCFKSGNGVILRGGKEALKSSQAIASVMHSVLEKHNLPTSLISVIPDPDRALLMELMQQRESIDLIIPRGGEGLINFVTENSTIPVIQHFKGVCHLYVDKDADLEIALNLLLNGKTQRTGVCNALEGLVVHQDVADEFLNLCAVVLRQEGVKINADSTAAKYFDDATVLADNEFGEEYLDLEIAIRVVPTFSAAVDHIAQFGSNHTEVICTKNDTTAELFQRSVDASVVMVNASSRFSDGSQLGLGAEIGIATTKLHAYGPMGLESLTTEKYLVNGVGQVRE from the coding sequence ATGAGTTTAATTACGGATATATCACGCCAAGCAGCAAAAGCTGCGACAACACTTGCTTTACTCGACACCGAGACCAAAAACCAAGTGTTAACAGAAATGGCTCAAGCGTTACGCGCACAAAAAGCGTTTATTATTAAAGAAAACGAAAGTGATTTAAGTGCTGCTCGCGATAATAACTTAGCAGCGTCTATGATCGATCGCTTAACTTTAAATGACGAACGTATCGAAGCCATGGCTGAAGGTATTGAGGTAATTGTAAGTTTAGATGATCCTGTTGGTCAGCTACGTGATATTACTGAGCGTCCAAATGGCATTAAAATTCGTAAAATGCGCGTACCTCTAGGCGTTGTGTGTATGATTTATGAAGCACGCCCAAATGTAACAGCGGATGCGGGTGCTCTTTGCTTTAAATCAGGCAATGGCGTTATTTTACGTGGTGGTAAAGAAGCACTTAAAAGCTCACAAGCTATTGCAAGCGTAATGCACAGTGTGCTTGAAAAACACAATTTACCTACTTCGCTTATTTCTGTTATTCCTGATCCTGACCGTGCTTTATTGATGGAATTAATGCAGCAACGCGAAAGCATTGATTTAATTATTCCTCGCGGTGGTGAAGGCTTAATTAATTTTGTAACCGAAAACAGCACAATCCCTGTTATTCAGCACTTCAAAGGTGTGTGTCATTTATACGTAGATAAAGATGCTGATCTAGAGATTGCGCTTAACTTACTACTTAATGGTAAAACACAGCGTACAGGTGTATGTAATGCACTTGAGGGTTTAGTTGTTCATCAAGATGTTGCTGATGAGTTTTTAAATTTATGTGCTGTAGTATTACGCCAAGAAGGTGTAAAGATTAATGCCGACAGCACTGCAGCAAAATATTTTGATGATGCAACCGTGCTAGCAGATAACGAATTTGGTGAAGAATACTTAGACCTTGAAATTGCTATTCGCGTAGTGCCAACTTTCAGCGCTGCGGTTGATCACATCGCTCAGTTTGGTTCTAACCATACCGAAGTAATATGTACTAAAAACGACACGACTGCAGAGCTGTTTCAACGTAGTGTTGATGCCTCGGTAGTTATGGTAAATGCATCATCTCGCTTCTCAGATGGCTCTCAACTTGGCCTAGGCGCAGAAATTGGTATTGCTACGACCAAGCTGCATGCATATGGTCCTATGGGCTTAGAATCACTAACAACTGAAAAATACTTAGTTAATGGTGTAGGGCAAGTTCGCGAATAA
- the proB gene encoding glutamate 5-kinase, whose translation MQKLNWRRIVLKVGSALIAPDQDGCRSRYILTIAQFIVRCRARGIEVILVSSGSVAAGSHLFPSDKPRTVVMKKAMAAAGQTEMIAMWDRFFDFPSAQLLLTHGDLRDRERYQSIRETVFTLLEHGVLPIINENDAVTTDDLKVGDNDNLSAMVAAAADADALLIFSDVDGLYDKNPNLHDDAILLPEIKSIDESIYAMAGCATSSVGTGGMKTKIEAAEKATSHGIATYIINGFKEETFTRLLAGDNPGTVFSPYEKPMQDSVHWMTHTANEQGEVVVDGSFDESLEGESGCIRGDEIMEVHGEFAVGDTILVRSEDGTRLAKATANYSSCLLNFIADNEQSEFSEKMQDSIGPVISEKDIALLEKS comes from the coding sequence ATGCAAAAGTTAAATTGGCGACGTATCGTACTTAAAGTAGGTAGTGCATTAATAGCACCAGATCAAGATGGCTGTCGTTCGCGCTACATATTAACCATCGCACAGTTTATTGTTCGTTGTCGTGCCCGTGGCATTGAAGTTATTTTAGTTTCATCGGGCTCAGTTGCTGCTGGGTCGCACTTATTTCCTTCAGATAAGCCTCGTACAGTCGTTATGAAAAAGGCAATGGCAGCAGCAGGTCAAACGGAAATGATTGCTATGTGGGACCGTTTTTTCGATTTTCCTTCAGCACAATTATTATTAACACATGGTGATTTGCGCGATCGCGAACGCTATCAAAGTATTCGAGAAACCGTATTTACTTTGCTTGAACACGGTGTACTGCCAATTATTAACGAAAATGATGCAGTAACAACTGATGATCTAAAAGTGGGTGATAACGATAACTTATCAGCAATGGTGGCAGCCGCCGCAGATGCAGATGCATTATTGATATTTTCAGACGTGGATGGGTTGTATGATAAAAACCCTAATTTGCATGATGATGCTATTTTATTACCTGAAATTAAATCAATTGATGAGTCTATTTATGCTATGGCAGGATGTGCAACAAGCTCTGTAGGCACTGGTGGCATGAAAACAAAAATTGAAGCCGCGGAAAAAGCAACGTCACACGGTATTGCTACTTATATCATTAACGGTTTTAAAGAAGAGACATTTACTCGCTTATTGGCCGGTGATAACCCTGGTACAGTATTCTCACCATATGAAAAACCAATGCAAGATTCTGTGCATTGGATGACGCATACTGCAAATGAGCAAGGTGAAGTAGTAGTAGATGGCTCATTTGATGAGTCTCTAGAAGGTGAAAGCGGCTGTATTCGCGGTGATGAGATTATGGAAGTACATGGTGAGTTTGCCGTTGGCGACACCATTTTAGTACGAAGTGAAGATGGTACGCGTTTAGCCAAAGCGACCGCAAATTATAGTAGCTGCTTGTTAAACTTTATTGCAGATAACGAGCAGAGTGAATTTAGTGAAAAAATGCAGGATTCAATTGGTCCTGTAATTTCTGAAAAAGATATCGCATTATTGGAGAAGTCATGA
- a CDS encoding cation:proton antiporter, with product MSAIYIAGIALCSVLAQWVAWAFKVPAILFLLLTGLLLGPFSGVLDPDALLGDLLFPVVSLSVAVILFEGSLTLHFRELKGISKVVRNLCSIGMLTTCIIISLSAYWLLELNWRVAAVLGAVLVVTGPTVIAPLLNSMRPTQDIDRILRWEGIVIDPIGALFAVLVFEAVMLVGQGEVLSHTIIALVKTLGVGLSIGVVAGWVTTQLMRREWLPFELHKFGILALVLISFSVSNYLSHESGLLAVTVFGIWLANQDDLEIDSVLEFKEDLSMILISTLFILLAARLQLSDLMMLDSDVFIFLAVVLFIARPMCIAISTFGTDLPMKSRLVLSWIAPRGIVAAAVGSVFALSMMEAGVADAEKMVPLIFTVIIITVVLQSLTAIPVAKLLGVRQPSPNTILIIGANHVSRAIGRGLKEQNIPVYLSDPAWENCKMARMDGLPCYYGNPQSEHAERYLPLTTIRSVLALSPNRHHNALGVQYFSHLLNEKNVFSLRSSTSHAKANKDSATFLSRQILFGDDGSYARLSSIIAKGGKVSATRISEEFDWEKYQEMNPEAIPLFILKGDKDSDEDTPVKLRPFTINMEKPPQEGERIVALQPPKMSVLKDPQNKAKEES from the coding sequence ATGTCAGCAATTTATATAGCCGGTATCGCACTTTGCTCTGTGCTTGCCCAGTGGGTAGCATGGGCTTTTAAAGTGCCCGCTATTCTGTTTTTATTGCTTACTGGTCTTTTACTCGGACCATTTAGTGGTGTTTTAGACCCTGATGCGCTTTTAGGCGACTTGCTTTTTCCTGTTGTATCACTAAGTGTGGCAGTTATTTTATTTGAGGGGTCACTTACCTTACATTTCAGGGAACTTAAGGGCATTAGCAAGGTGGTGCGCAACTTATGCTCCATAGGAATGCTCACAACCTGTATTATTATTAGCCTAAGTGCTTATTGGTTATTAGAACTTAATTGGCGAGTTGCCGCGGTGCTTGGCGCAGTACTCGTTGTAACAGGCCCTACAGTAATAGCCCCTTTATTAAACTCCATGCGCCCTACTCAAGACATAGACCGTATTTTACGCTGGGAAGGGATTGTTATTGACCCTATCGGTGCATTATTTGCGGTACTGGTTTTTGAAGCCGTAATGCTTGTAGGCCAGGGCGAAGTGCTTAGTCACACCATTATTGCTTTAGTTAAAACGCTCGGTGTTGGTTTAAGTATAGGCGTAGTAGCAGGCTGGGTTACAACACAGCTTATGCGCCGTGAATGGCTGCCATTTGAACTTCATAAGTTTGGCATTTTAGCGCTCGTACTAATTAGTTTTTCTGTTTCAAATTACTTAAGTCATGAGTCTGGCTTATTAGCCGTTACCGTATTTGGAATTTGGTTAGCAAATCAAGACGATTTAGAAATAGACTCTGTATTAGAATTTAAAGAAGACTTGTCGATGATTTTAATATCGACACTGTTTATTTTACTTGCTGCACGATTACAACTCTCTGATTTAATGATGCTCGATAGCGACGTATTTATATTTTTAGCTGTTGTTTTATTTATTGCTCGCCCAATGTGTATTGCAATATCAACTTTTGGTACCGACTTACCAATGAAGTCTCGCCTTGTACTTTCTTGGATAGCACCTAGGGGGATTGTTGCAGCGGCTGTAGGCTCTGTATTTGCGCTAAGTATGATGGAAGCTGGTGTTGCAGATGCTGAAAAAATGGTGCCACTGATATTTACTGTGATTATTATCACCGTTGTATTACAAAGCTTAACAGCAATACCTGTGGCTAAGTTGTTAGGTGTGCGCCAACCGTCGCCTAATACTATTTTAATTATTGGGGCTAACCATGTTTCACGTGCTATTGGTCGGGGCTTAAAAGAGCAAAATATACCTGTTTACCTGTCAGATCCGGCATGGGAAAACTGTAAAATGGCGCGTATGGACGGATTGCCTTGTTATTATGGTAACCCACAGTCTGAGCATGCAGAACGTTATTTACCATTAACCACTATTCGCAGTGTATTAGCGTTGTCGCCAAACAGACATCATAATGCGCTGGGTGTGCAGTATTTCTCTCATTTATTAAATGAGAAAAATGTATTTTCTTTGCGCTCATCAACTTCTCACGCCAAGGCGAACAAAGACAGTGCCACATTTTTATCAAGACAAATACTATTTGGTGATGATGGCTCTTACGCACGCTTAAGTAGCATTATAGCTAAAGGCGGTAAAGTAAGCGCAACGCGCATTTCAGAAGAATTTGATTGGGAGAAATACCAAGAAATGAACCCTGAAGCTATACCGCTATTCATATTGAAAGGCGACAAGGACAGCGATGAAGATACACCTGTTAAACTAAGACCATTTACAATAAATATGGAAAAGCCGCCTCAAGAGGGCGAGCGTATTGTTGCATTACAGCCTCCTAAAATGTCGGTTTTAAAAGATCCACAAAATAAGGCTAAAGAAGAAAGTTAA
- a CDS encoding tetratricopeptide repeat protein, with translation MRLFLKSSVLAVPLVSLSLFINTNALADESPAAVPLYTESELIALINKNTHLQRVKADDCQLVQDIEARANKMALPSYQFLYGDMLAYNVCVERNVELGVYYMRKAAEQGLAAALEQLGRYYDTGRLVQQDKAMAITYLREASSQGNLKAQLRLVKLFNNGYGSPRDFEDAYRWLFNSMVADKATHKKIERALSKLAQKMPDSVVARARLPI, from the coding sequence ATGCGCCTATTTTTAAAAAGCTCAGTATTGGCTGTACCGTTAGTGTCGTTATCTTTATTTATAAATACCAATGCGTTAGCAGATGAATCTCCTGCGGCGGTACCTTTATATACTGAGTCAGAACTTATTGCGCTTATAAATAAAAATACACATTTGCAGCGAGTAAAGGCAGATGATTGCCAGTTAGTACAAGATATTGAAGCGCGAGCCAATAAAATGGCATTGCCCTCTTATCAATTTTTATATGGCGATATGCTAGCTTATAACGTATGTGTTGAACGAAATGTAGAGTTAGGCGTGTATTACATGCGAAAAGCGGCTGAGCAAGGCTTAGCGGCAGCCTTAGAGCAATTAGGGCGCTACTACGACACTGGCCGATTAGTTCAGCAAGATAAAGCGATGGCCATTACGTATTTACGAGAGGCATCATCGCAAGGAAATTTAAAGGCGCAGCTACGTTTAGTGAAGTTGTTTAACAATGGTTATGGCAGCCCGCGTGACTTTGAGGATGCCTATAGGTGGCTGTTTAATTCAATGGTGGCTGATAAAGCGACACATAAAAAAATTGAGCGAGCACTGAGCAAGTTAGCGCAAAAAATGCCAGATAGCGTCGTTGCTCGAGCCCGTCTTCCAATTTAA
- a CDS encoding adenylosuccinate synthase produces the protein MGKNVVVLGTQWGDEGKGKVVDLLTDKASLVVRYQGGHNAGHTLVIDGEKTVLHLIPSGVLRDNVKCVIGNGVVLSPEALMREIGMLEERGVPVRDRLLISEACPLILPFHVALDVARETARGDKPIGTTGRGIGPAYEDKVARRGLRVGDLFNPELFAAKLKEVLEYHNFTLVNYYKVDAVDFQKTFDDAMAVADILKAMVVDVTELLDQTRLAGEHILFEGAQGTLLDIDHGTYPYVTSSNTTAGGVATGAGFGPLNLDYVLGIIKAYTTRVGSGPFPTELYDGLDKQDPVGKHLGDKGHEFGATTGRLRRTGWLDAVAMRRAVQINSISGFCLTKLDVLDGLETLKICTGYQLEDGTVTNVTPLAAEGYEKVTPVYEEMPGWSENTVGVTSLEGLPKAAIDYIKRIEEITGVPVDIISTGPDRVETMVLRNPFA, from the coding sequence ATGGGTAAAAACGTTGTTGTATTAGGCACTCAATGGGGTGACGAAGGTAAGGGTAAGGTTGTTGATCTCCTTACAGACAAAGCATCTTTAGTAGTTCGTTATCAAGGTGGCCACAATGCTGGTCATACTTTAGTTATCGACGGTGAAAAGACAGTTCTACACCTTATTCCATCGGGTGTATTACGTGACAATGTTAAATGTGTGATTGGTAATGGTGTTGTTTTATCACCAGAAGCGCTAATGAGAGAGATTGGCATGCTTGAAGAACGTGGCGTACCAGTACGCGACCGTCTTTTAATAAGCGAAGCATGTCCATTAATCCTGCCTTTCCATGTTGCATTAGATGTAGCCCGTGAAACTGCACGTGGCGATAAGCCAATTGGTACTACAGGCCGTGGTATTGGTCCAGCGTACGAAGATAAAGTGGCACGTCGTGGTTTACGTGTAGGCGATTTATTTAATCCTGAGTTATTTGCAGCTAAACTAAAAGAAGTTCTTGAGTACCATAACTTCACATTAGTTAATTACTACAAAGTAGACGCTGTAGATTTTCAAAAAACGTTTGATGATGCAATGGCTGTTGCTGATATCTTAAAAGCAATGGTTGTTGATGTAACTGAGCTTTTAGATCAAACACGTTTAGCAGGCGAGCACATTTTATTTGAAGGTGCACAAGGTACATTACTTGATATCGATCACGGTACTTACCCTTATGTAACGTCTTCAAATACAACTGCTGGTGGCGTTGCTACAGGTGCAGGTTTTGGTCCATTAAACCTTGACTACGTTTTAGGTATTATTAAAGCGTACACAACTCGTGTTGGTTCTGGTCCTTTCCCTACAGAGCTTTACGATGGTCTTGATAAGCAAGATCCAGTGGGCAAGCACTTAGGTGACAAAGGCCATGAGTTTGGTGCTACTACAGGTCGTCTTCGTCGTACTGGTTGGTTAGATGCAGTGGCAATGCGCCGTGCAGTTCAAATCAACAGTATTTCAGGTTTTTGTTTAACTAAGCTTGACGTTTTAGATGGCTTAGAAACACTTAAAATCTGTACTGGCTACCAACTTGAAGATGGCACAGTTACAAACGTAACGCCATTAGCTGCTGAAGGTTACGAGAAAGTAACACCGGTATACGAAGAAATGCCAGGTTGGTCTGAAAACACAGTGGGTGTAACTAGCCTTGAAGGCTTACCAAAAGCTGCGATTGACTACATCAAGCGTATTGAAGAAATCACAGGTGTTCCTGTTGATATTATTTCTACAGGCCCTGACCGTGTAGAAACAATGGTACTTCGCAACCCGTTTGCATAA
- the hflC gene encoding protease modulator HflC has product MKNFSLVILLAAIVMSFSSVFVVPEGQKAIVMLFSKVQKDSEDKAIVYGPGLQFKVPFFSQVRRIDARIQTLDGTPDRFVTSEKKDLIVDSFVKWRVNDFSAFYLRARGDKQYAETLLKQKVNNGLRTNFGTRTIREIVSGERSELMEEALVQASESARELGIEVLDVRVKQINLPQEVSSSIYQRMRAERTAVAKEHRSEGQEKAETIRAGVDRRVTVMLADAERNARSVRGQGDADAAAIYAKAYNKDPEFFGFVRSLEAYKKTFKDKQDVMVLSPDSDFFKYMKGAKAQ; this is encoded by the coding sequence ATGAAAAACTTTAGTTTAGTTATACTATTAGCTGCCATTGTTATGTCTTTTTCATCGGTATTTGTAGTACCTGAAGGACAAAAAGCGATTGTAATGTTGTTCAGCAAAGTGCAAAAAGACAGTGAAGATAAAGCGATTGTATATGGCCCAGGCCTACAATTTAAAGTGCCGTTTTTTAGCCAAGTACGCCGTATTGATGCACGTATTCAAACGCTAGATGGTACGCCAGATCGTTTTGTTACAAGCGAGAAAAAAGACTTAATTGTTGATTCGTTTGTTAAATGGCGTGTTAACGACTTTAGCGCTTTTTACTTACGTGCTCGTGGCGACAAGCAATATGCTGAAACGTTACTTAAGCAAAAAGTAAACAATGGTCTTCGTACAAACTTTGGTACACGTACAATTCGCGAAATTGTATCGGGTGAGCGTAGCGAGTTAATGGAAGAAGCATTAGTGCAAGCTTCTGAAAGTGCGCGTGAGCTTGGTATTGAAGTACTTGATGTACGTGTTAAGCAAATTAACTTACCGCAAGAAGTTAGTAGCTCTATTTATCAACGTATGCGCGCTGAGCGTACTGCAGTTGCAAAAGAGCATCGTTCTGAGGGCCAAGAAAAAGCCGAGACTATTCGTGCGGGTGTTGATCGTCGTGTAACGGTAATGCTTGCTGATGCAGAACGTAATGCGCGTTCTGTTCGTGGTCAAGGTGATGCTGACGCTGCTGCAATATATGCAAAAGCGTACAACAAAGATCCTGAGTTCTTTGGCTTTGTTCGTTCTTTAGAGGCTTATAAAAAGACCTTTAAAGATAAGCAAGATGTTATGGTACTTTCACCAGATAGTGACTTCTTTAAATATATGAAAGGTGCTAAAGCGCAATAA
- the hflK gene encoding FtsH protease activity modulator HflK: MAWNEPGNNGNDKDPWNNKGGRDQGPPDLDEVFRKFSNKLGGLFGGKKSGNGSGGGLGGAGISFILIIAVIVWALSGIYTVKEAERGVVLQFGKYDRIADPGLRWKMTFIETVIPVDIEAVRSLSASGFMLTEDENVVSVEFQVQYRVIDPYLYEFSVTNADSSLEEALDSALRYVVGHAKMDQVLTNGREVVRQNTWDELNKIIEPYNLGLIVTDVNFKDSRPPTEVKDAFDDAIAAQEDEERFIREAEAYAREIEPRARGQVTRMTQEAEGYQERITLEAQGEVARFEKLLPEYQAAKEVTRERLYIDAMEEVLGSSSKVLVDVKGGNNMMYLPLDKIMDKQGTATRVALPSSSDIQDLRNKVNTSRNSSVNSGNDRFNNDRFNDGR; this comes from the coding sequence ATGGCCTGGAATGAACCGGGTAATAATGGCAATGACAAAGATCCGTGGAATAATAAAGGCGGACGTGATCAAGGCCCACCTGATTTAGACGAGGTGTTCCGTAAGTTTAGTAACAAGTTAGGCGGCTTATTTGGCGGAAAAAAATCCGGCAATGGTAGCGGCGGTGGACTTGGCGGAGCCGGTATTTCATTTATCCTTATTATCGCCGTTATTGTATGGGCGTTAAGTGGTATTTATACGGTAAAAGAAGCTGAGCGCGGTGTGGTACTTCAATTTGGTAAATACGACCGAATTGCAGATCCAGGTTTGCGTTGGAAAATGACGTTTATTGAAACCGTTATTCCTGTTGATATTGAAGCTGTGCGCTCATTATCGGCCTCGGGCTTTATGCTAACTGAAGACGAAAACGTGGTAAGCGTTGAGTTTCAGGTGCAATACCGTGTTATTGACCCGTACCTTTACGAATTTAGCGTGACTAATGCTGATAGTAGCTTAGAAGAAGCACTTGATAGTGCATTACGTTATGTTGTGGGCCATGCAAAAATGGATCAAGTATTAACGAATGGCCGTGAAGTTGTTCGCCAAAATACGTGGGATGAGCTTAATAAAATTATCGAACCATATAACTTAGGTTTAATAGTGACAGACGTTAACTTTAAAGATTCTCGTCCGCCAACCGAAGTTAAAGATGCTTTTGATGATGCAATTGCAGCACAAGAAGATGAAGAGCGTTTCATCCGTGAAGCCGAAGCGTATGCCCGTGAAATTGAGCCGCGTGCTCGCGGTCAAGTAACACGTATGACGCAAGAAGCTGAAGGTTACCAAGAACGAATTACGTTAGAAGCGCAAGGTGAAGTGGCTCGCTTTGAAAAGCTATTACCTGAATATCAAGCAGCTAAGGAAGTTACTCGTGAACGTTTATACATTGACGCGATGGAAGAGGTGCTAGGTAGTAGCTCTAAAGTGCTAGTTGATGTTAAAGGCGGCAACAACATGATGTATTTACCTCTTGATAAAATCATGGACAAGCAGGGTACTGCAACACGCGTTGCGCTTCCAAGCTCAAGTGATATTCAAGATTTACGCAACAAAGTAAATACGTCACGCAATAGCTCTGTTAACAGTGGTAACGACCGCTTTAACAACGACCGCTTTAATGATGGGAGATAA